From a region of the Globicephala melas chromosome 19, mGloMel1.2, whole genome shotgun sequence genome:
- the GMFG gene encoding glia maturation factor gamma isoform X1: protein MSDSLVVCEVDPELKEKLRKFRFRKETDNAAIIMKVDKDRQMVVLEEEFQNISPEELKMELPERQPRFVVYSYKYTHADGRVSYPLCFIFSSPVGCKPEQQMMYAGSKNRLVQTAELTKVFEIRTTDDLTEAWLQEKLSFFR from the exons ATG TCTGACTCCCTGGTGGTGTGCGAGGTGGACCCAGAGCTAAAGGAAAAGCTGAGGAAATTTCGCTTCCGAAAAGAGACGGACAATGCGGCCATAATAA TGAAGGTGGACAAAGACCGGCAGATGGTGGTGCTGGAGGAAGAATTTCAG AATATTTCTCCAGAGGaactaaaaatggagttgccAGAGAGACAGCCCAG GTTCGTGGTCTACAGCTACAAGTACACGCACGCCGATGGCCGAGTGTCCTACCCCTTGTGTTTCATCTTCTCCAGCCCTGTGG GCTGCAAGCCTGAACAACAGATGATGTACGCAGGAAGCAAGAACAGGCTGGTGCAGACGGCAGAGCTCACAAAg GTGTTTGAAATCCGCACCACTGATGACCTCACAGAGGCCTGGCTCCAGGAGAAGTTGTCTTTCTTTCGCTGA
- the GMFG gene encoding glia maturation factor gamma isoform X2 has protein sequence MKVDKDRQMVVLEEEFQNISPEELKMELPERQPRFVVYSYKYTHADGRVSYPLCFIFSSPVGCKPEQQMMYAGSKNRLVQTAELTKVFEIRTTDDLTEAWLQEKLSFFR, from the exons A TGAAGGTGGACAAAGACCGGCAGATGGTGGTGCTGGAGGAAGAATTTCAG AATATTTCTCCAGAGGaactaaaaatggagttgccAGAGAGACAGCCCAG GTTCGTGGTCTACAGCTACAAGTACACGCACGCCGATGGCCGAGTGTCCTACCCCTTGTGTTTCATCTTCTCCAGCCCTGTGG GCTGCAAGCCTGAACAACAGATGATGTACGCAGGAAGCAAGAACAGGCTGGTGCAGACGGCAGAGCTCACAAAg GTGTTTGAAATCCGCACCACTGATGACCTCACAGAGGCCTGGCTCCAGGAGAAGTTGTCTTTCTTTCGCTGA